In the genome of Streptomyces sp. V2I9, one region contains:
- a CDS encoding Lrp/AsnC family transcriptional regulator, translated as MAIDHLDGRLIVLLAREPRIGVLEASRQLGVARGTVQARLDRLQSNGVIRGFGPDVDPAALGYPVTAFATLEIKQGQGADVRAHLDGVPEVLELHTTTGHGDMFCRLVARSNADLQRVIDRVVGFDGIVRASTAIVMENPVPLRIIPLVEQAAEDTD; from the coding sequence ATGGCGATCGATCATCTGGACGGGCGGCTCATCGTGCTCCTGGCGCGCGAACCGCGCATCGGCGTCCTCGAAGCGTCCCGGCAGCTCGGGGTGGCGCGCGGGACCGTGCAGGCGCGGCTGGACCGGCTTCAATCGAATGGCGTCATCCGGGGATTCGGACCCGACGTGGACCCGGCGGCGCTGGGCTACCCGGTCACCGCGTTCGCCACGCTGGAGATCAAACAGGGCCAAGGGGCGGACGTGAGGGCGCACTTGGACGGCGTACCGGAGGTGCTGGAGCTGCACACGACCACCGGGCACGGCGACATGTTCTGCCGCCTGGTGGCCCGTTCCAACGCCGATCTCCAGCGAGTGATCGACCGGGTTGTCGGATTTGATGGCATCGTCCGGGCCTCCACGGCGATCGTCATGGAGAACCCTGTGCCGCTGCGGATCATCCCGCTGGTGGAACAGGCGGCCGAGGACACCGACTGA
- the hppD gene encoding 4-hydroxyphenylpyruvate dioxygenase gives MTETLHTSPESARQADPFPVKGMDAVVFAVGNAKQAAHYYSTAFGMKLVAYSGPENGSRETASYVLTNGAARFVFTSVIKASTEWGTFLADHVAQHGDGVVDLAIEVPDARAAYAYAVEHGARGITEPHEVKDENGTVVLAAIATYGRTRHTLVERSGYDGPYLPGFAAASPIVEPPAKRTFQAIDHCVGNVELGRMNEWVGFYNEVMGFTNMKEFVGDDIATEYSALMSKVVADGTLKVKFPINEPAIAKKKSQIDEYLEFYGGAGVQHIALATNDIVSTVRSMRAAGVQFLDTPDSYYDTLGEWAGETRVPVETLRELKILVDRDEDGYLLQIFTKPVQDRPTVFFEMIERHGSMGFGKGNFKALFEAIEREQEKRGNL, from the coding sequence ATGACTGAGACTCTGCACACCAGCCCCGAAAGCGCCCGGCAGGCCGACCCCTTCCCGGTGAAGGGGATGGACGCGGTCGTCTTCGCCGTGGGCAACGCCAAGCAGGCCGCGCACTACTACTCGACCGCCTTCGGCATGAAGCTGGTCGCCTACTCCGGACCGGAGAACGGCAGCCGCGAGACCGCGAGTTACGTCCTGACCAACGGCGCCGCCCGGTTCGTGTTCACCTCCGTGATCAAGGCGTCCACCGAGTGGGGCACGTTCCTCGCCGACCACGTGGCCCAGCACGGCGACGGCGTCGTCGACCTCGCGATCGAGGTCCCGGACGCGCGGGCCGCGTACGCCTACGCCGTCGAGCACGGCGCGCGCGGCATCACCGAGCCGCACGAGGTCAAGGACGAGAACGGCACCGTCGTCCTCGCCGCCATCGCCACGTACGGCAGGACCCGCCACACCCTGGTGGAGCGCTCCGGCTACGACGGCCCCTACCTCCCCGGCTTCGCGGCGGCCTCGCCGATCGTCGAGCCGCCCGCCAAGCGGACCTTCCAGGCGATCGACCACTGCGTCGGCAACGTCGAGCTCGGCCGGATGAACGAGTGGGTCGGCTTCTACAACGAGGTCATGGGCTTCACCAACATGAAGGAGTTCGTGGGCGACGACATCGCCACCGAGTACTCCGCGCTCATGTCGAAGGTCGTCGCCGACGGCACGCTGAAGGTCAAGTTCCCGATCAACGAGCCGGCCATCGCGAAGAAGAAGTCGCAGATCGACGAGTACCTGGAGTTCTACGGCGGCGCCGGCGTCCAGCACATCGCGCTCGCCACCAACGACATCGTCTCCACGGTCCGCTCGATGCGCGCCGCCGGTGTGCAGTTCCTGGACACCCCCGACTCGTACTACGACACCCTCGGCGAGTGGGCCGGCGAGACCCGCGTGCCGGTCGAGACCCTGCGCGAGCTGAAGATCCTCGTGGACCGCGACGAGGACGGCTACCTGCTGCAGATCTTCACCAAGCCGGTCCAGGACCGGCCGACCGTCTTCTTCGAGATGATCGAGCGCCACGGCTCCATGGGCTTCGGCAAGGGCAACTTCAAGGCCCTGTTCGAGGCGATCGAGCGCGAGCAGGAGAAGCGCGGCAACCTCTGA